The DNA region GGCCCAGCATACAAGGGAATCCCACTTGCTGCTATTACTGTTGTCAAGCTTTATGAACTCGGTGGAGACAAGTACGCCAATGTTGGATACTCTTTCAATagaaaggagaagaaggaccATGGGGAGGGTGGAATGATAGTGGGCTGTCCGCTGAAAGACAAGAAGATCCTGATCATTGACGACGTTATGACCGCCGGTACTGCCATCAACGAGGCGTTTGACATCATCAAGACTGAAAATGGCCAGGCTATAGGTTGTATTATCGCTTTGGACAGACAGGAAGTGGTTAAAAACTCCGACCAGAGCGCcactgctgctgtttccaaGAGATACAACGTTCCTGTTTTGTCTATTGTCAGTCTGGATGACATAATTGAGAATCTGAAGGACCAGCTCACGAAAGAGCAATTAGACATGATTTTAGAGTACCGTCAGCAATATGTTCCTGCTACTGCTAAATAATCGTACTGAGAAATAGATTCTGATATACCGCTCTTTATGCTCTGATTCTCTGCAcctttggctttggaatCTTGGGCGTAGATGTCTCTGTTTGTGGGGTCTTGATGTATGCCGACGCCGTTTGAGGATTTTTCATCGTCAACGGAGAATGTAGTGGAACAATAGTGTTcatcttgaacttctttACCTTACTCACCTCCATAGGCTCGTACCCCTGCATTAGCTCTGGCGGACCTGGAAGCTCCTTGACAGTGTCCAAAGTGGTAGGATGATTTTCCAGGTATTCAGAAATTTTGAGTAATAGACCTCTCTTAGTTCTAATGGCAGGACTGACTTGTTGGCCTTTGAATTTAAGCCCCACTCTGACTCTTCCTGggtttccaaaatcttgtGGGTGGGATTTTTCAGGTTCCAGCACAGCTGTTAGGTTTAGGTGGCGGCATGCGTCCAAAATAGTTTTCGCAAGAGGGTTTTCAACACAGTGGTCCAAGGGCACCCGTCTCCCCTCCTTCACTGAACGGTTCAGGTCAAAATAGCACGGGTATATCAGCTGCATGCTTTTCAGCTCAGCCAGTTCTTCCTCTGAAAGTTGGTCGTGGGTCCTCATTTGCTGGCGAATGTCAGATGTCTCGCTGTTGAACGGAGGCTGAAAACCTTGGGGTTCCTGGTCTTGACTTCTCACCACACTTGGTTTGGGCTTGGCAGGAGCAATAGGAGTTCTCAAGTCAGGGTCGAACTCGGCCAAATCCATATCCAAATCGTCGACATCTTCGATGTCTTCTATATCCTCGAGTTTAGgcattgagaaaaaaaatgatataatttgtattttttaatGTCTGATTCAGACTCGGACAATTTTGAAGATGCTCAGGAGCATTTCCAGGACTTCCCAGAAATTCACCACAGCAATGACAAGCACTTAAATAGAATCAGAAAGGACTCACACGAAGTGCTCGCCAACCTGGACTCGTCATTCTGTTCAGACCTCGCGTTACATCTGTATATGGTGAAAATGCTAGCTTCGCGAGACTACTTTGTCGCCAACGGACGCTTCAGTAGCTGGCCATTACCCAGAAAACAGGTTCCGGTCCCTGTGGCAAGCAAGGAGTATGTGGATGAGTGCAACATCCACGGTGACGCGCAAAATTGCCATATAGTTCCGTATCGCGAGATCTGCAACGAGAATAAGGAAAAGCCTAAGGagcaatt from Ogataea parapolymorpha DL-1 chromosome V, whole genome shotgun sequence includes:
- a CDS encoding Orotate phosphoribosyltransferase; amino-acid sequence: MSYKLKFLKDALDVQALKFGSFTLKSGRTSPYFFNMGQFSTAAALSNVATAYAQTIIESGLEFDVLFGPAYKGIPLAAITVVKLYELGGDKYANVGYSFNRKEKKDHGEGGMIVGCPLKDKKILIIDDVMTAGTAINEAFDIIKTENGQAIGCIIALDRQEVVKNSDQSATAAVSKRYNVPVLSIVSLDDIIENLKDQLTKEQLDMILEYRQQYVPATAK
- a CDS encoding Signal recognition particle SEC65 subunit — protein: MPKLEDIEDIEDVDDLDMDLAEFDPDLRTPIAPAKPKPSVVRSQDQEPQGFQPPFNSETSDIRQQMRTHDQLSEEELAELKSMQLIYPCYFDLNRSVKEGRRVPLDHCVENPLAKTILDACRHLNLTAVLEPEKSHPQDFGNPGRVRVGLKFKGQQVSPAIRTKRGLLLKISEYLENHPTTLDTVKELPGPPELMQGYEPMEVSKVKKFKMNTIVPLHSPLTMKNPQTASAYIKTPQTETSTPKIPKPKVQRIRA